One Candidatus Chazhemtobacterium aquaticus genomic window, TATCCATATCACCCAAGAAATCATCCTCCCTCATTCAGTCTCTGCTTATTACTCACACCATCTTCTCCTGGTTTGCCATTATTCTCCTTCTCTTCGCCTACTCCTCCATCTGGCCACTCTTAAGCAATATCCCCTTTATTCCTCCTCCTTTCTACACTCTTGTTGCCTTCTTAATTTTCCCTCCCACTCTCTTTCAAACATTCATTCTTCTTAAACACAAACTCAGTAAAATCTCACTCAACCTAATCGCCTGGTCTGCTTTTGTTCCCGCTATCATCATTACAGCTGCCCTAACACTTACCAACTTTCCTCTTTACCCATCAGCCCATCTTGGCCTAAGCCTGTTAAGCCTCTCCTTCTTCATCCTTGGACTAACCTATCTCACCTTCTCCCACAAACTCAAGGCTTAACCTTGTATCCCAACTTAACTATCTCTTCCTTTATCTTCTTCTCACTCACTTTCCCTTTGTCATAAACCACGACTGTCTTACCCTTAGCATAACTTGTCCTTGCCTCCACTACTCCCGGCAACTCCTCCAATACTCCATCAATATTGACGCTACAACTAACACAATGCATATCATCAATCTCCATCTCCAGCCTCTCCCCATCCAACTGCTTCTTTTTAAATAAATTAAACATATCTACCAACAAACTTAATTAACTAAATTACCTTCATTACTCCTGTATACATCCCCATCGAACACGAGAAGGTAAACATTCCCTTTTCCGTCGGGGTGAATCTAACCACCCTTTCATCAACTGGATCCAGAAACTCATTAATCTTAAACTGCTTGAAGGTAAATGCTAGTGCACAAGAATATACCCCATCGCTTTTAATTGTCATCTCTACTGGTATTCCAGCTTTCACTGTAAACGATTTAGGGGAATATCCATTATTCTTTATCTCTACCGTCACCTTTTGTACCCCATCAACTACCTCCACCAAGTTATCGTCACCAATCTGACTCATTGGTGTCGTCACTAAGTAGGTAATTTTCTGCCAATTTATTGGAAAATTAATCACTGTCAACACTCCGTTAAGATAATACAAACTCATAAAAATCAAACCCACTGCCGCTATCTGCAAGAACCACTTGTTCCATCTTTCTGACAACTTTGCCGTTGCCACCCCCACAATCGCGAACAGCGGTGAAGTCCCCAATACAAACGAAAACATCACCAAAGCCCCCATAACTGGATTGCCTGTATTGATTGCCAACACCTCCATGGCTTGAGTCACGCCACAAGGAATAAAGATGGTCATTGCTCCTAATACCATCGGCGCAAACAACGCCTTACTTTTTGTCGTATTCCTAATCCATCTATTTACAAACCTCGGCGGCTGGATCAGTACATATCTAAATACTGGATGAACCTCAAACAGGTTCATCGCTGTTGCCAGCATAAACAACACCGTAAATATCTGGAAAGCCAGTCTTGCCTCAAGGCTTAAAGTAATCACTGATCCCAGAGCACCAAGTAAGAATCCAAATATCGTGTGCACCACCAATTTAGACAACAAAAACATCCCTGCTGGTAACCAATCAAGTGCATCAAGCTCCATTAATCCCTGCTTTGACTTACCTTGTCCTAGCTCCTCACCTTTTTGATTCGCAATCACACTTGCCAACAACCCTCCCTGCATCGCCAAACAAGAGATCCCTCCTGTTGTTAAACCAGTTAAGAAAATAATCCAATAGTTCATAGCCAAGACAAAGTCATAATCCTACAATTGTACCTTTTTTAATCGTAATGCATTACCTACTACTGAGACGCTTGAAAGTGCCATTGCCGCACTTGCTAACATTGGATTCAACACAACTCCCCAAATCGGGTAAAGCACGCCCATCGCCACTGGTATTAGTACCACGTTATACCCAAATGCCCAAAAAAGATTTTGCTTAATAACTTTCAAGGTCTCTCGGGAAAGTTTAATGGCACGGGGGATTGATTCTATATTGCTATTCATCAATACCACGCTCGCAGATTCCATTGCTATGTCTGTACCTGCTCCCATAGCAATACCTACATCTGCAGCCGCCAACGCGGGTGCGTCATTGATCCCATCACCCACCATCGCCACTAGCTTACCCTGACCATGCAACTCTGATTGCAGCTCTCTTACTTTTGCCGCCTTATCTTCAGGCCTCACCTCCGCCATCACCCGGTCTATTCCCACTTCCTCGGCAATTGATTTAGCCGTTCTTGGATTATCACCAGTCAACATGTACACCTCTACTCCCATCTCCATCATTTGTTTTACTGCATCTCTAGAGTCATCTTTAAGAGTATCCGCCACCGCAATCAGGCCAATCACTCTCCTATTAAGGGAGACTACCAAAACAGTCTTCCCCTGAGACTGAAATTCCTCAACACGACTCATTTCTTTTAAGCCAAATCGTTTTGCATAGACAGGACTTGATACCACCACCTCGTCTCCGTTAATTATGGCTCTCACTCCGACACCAGTCATTGCCTCAAATTTCTCCGGTTTGTCCAAACGCCATTTCTTCCTTTTTGCATACTTAACCACTGCCTGGCCGAGTGGATGTTCTGAGTGGCTTTCTACCCCCGCCGCCAACTCAACAATCCTTTTCTCCCTAGCTCTACTCAACGAAACGACTTCAGTCACCTCCACTTCTCCCTTTGTTAGAGTTCCTGTTTTGTCTAAAATAACGCTTCGCACCTTATTTAATTGCTCGAGTGCCGTTGCGTCCTTTATCAAAATCCCTTTCTCCGCCCCTTTTCCTGTTCCAACCATTACGGCTGTTGGCGTTGCCAGTCCTAAAGCACACGGACATGCGATTATTAACACCGTTACCGCCGCCACCATCGCTGGCACAAACGCCACTCCCGGATACAACACAAACCAAGCCACAAAGGTTGCCACTGACAGCATCATTACCACCGGCACGAAGTATCCAGAAACCACATCAGCCAATTTTTGGATTGGCGCTTTCGATCCCTGAGCCTGAGAGACCAGTTCTACAATTTGAGCCAACACCGTATCAGACCCCACCTTTGTCGCCCTAAAAAGAAAACTCCCCACCTTGTTTATTGTTGCTCCCACCACCTTGTCCCCCTTCTTCTTCTCCACCGGTAACGACTCGCCAGTAACCATTGACTCATCTACTGTGCTTTCACCCTCAATCACCACTCCGTCTACTGGAATCTTTTCTCCCGGCCTAACCAATAACACGTCGCCCACTACCACCTGATCAACAGCCACCTCAACAAACTCACGCCCCCTCTTTACCCGAGCCATCTTGGCTTGCAATCCCAGAAGTTTTTTAATCGCTTCCCCGGCCTGTCCCTTGGCCCTTGCCTCCAAATACTTCCCTAACATGATCAACACAATCACCACTGCCGCTACCTCAAAATACACATGAAGATCCAATCCTGCCTGGACAAAATAATCAGGAGCGATCGTCACCACCGCCGAGAACACATATGCCGCCAAGGTCCCTGTCGTGATCAGAGTGTCCATGTTGGCCAACCGATGTTTAAACGCTTTCCATGCCGAAATCATGTATTCGCCCCCAACCCAAAACTGTACCGGCGTTGCCAACACTAATCCGATCCAATTAGCCTCCCCCATCGACAAATTAGGCAACCAGCCAAACCAGTCCCTCATTGACAACATCATTAACAAGATAGAAATCACCCCACCAATCAATAACTTAATCTTTTTTTCTTCCAAAGCCGAGTCCTCTTTCTTTACCTCACCGTCCATTTTTATGTCATAGCCAATGCTTCTAGCCGCTTCCTGCACTCGAGTTAGGTCTACTTGACCCTCAAATTGTGCCTCCTCAGTTGCATAATTAACCCCAACCCTATTAACCCCTGGTATTTTCTTAAAAACCCGCTCCAAATTAGCCGCACACGATGCGCAGTGCATTCCCACAACCTTCACTCTTGTCTTGTTTTTTTCCATTCGTCCTCCCTCTGTTTCTATTATTTTTTAACCACTAATTTTCCCCGCACCATGCCCATCCCGCAAGTGAAGCTATAGGTCCCCACTTTTGTTGGGGTAAATCTAACAACAGTCCGCTTTCCCTCTGGTAATCTCGCCTTGACCTCCCTCTTTTCTTTTGTGGGCAACTTGTCAAATATCACCCACTCGGTACAATCTCCCTTGTCGCGGCGATCAAAAACCACCTCCACCAACTTATTTACTTTCACCTCGACAACGGCTGGGTCATACGCCCCTTCAACCAGTATCTCCACTTTTTGCCCTTCATCTTGCTCCTCCACCTTTACCCCTTTCTTAGGCCCAAAAAAATAATAGGCAATCGCAATAATAAGACCAACCCCCCCTCCTATTACCAACCAATCCACATTAGTCATGTTTACCTCTTTCTAACGGCCACGTTAACCAATTTATAAACTACATACACCACCCCAGCAACAAACAATCCGTCCAGCCAAAACCCTTGCACTCTCTCAGTTATGCCAAAAGCAATCGCGTAAATCAATCTTGTTGTCTCACTTTCTGCCATATCCATTCCCAAATTTCCATTTAAGGTCAACCAAATCATCAACACCCCGGTTGTCAAAAAAACCATAAACGCCACCAGGTCAGTTATCAGCACCAAATACTCCTTACTACCCAAGCGAATTACCCCCAGCCTCTTTCTCCATAGCGGACTTGCCAACAAGTTCTTTTTATCGATAAACAAGGAAGCAATGTATAACGGTGTCACCATACCCAACACGTACACAACCCCCACGAGTAACGACCAAATCACCCCCGGCGCCATACTCGACAATGTTAGCACCCCAACCAATACTGGTGCACAACAACTTGACGTTATGCCGGAAAACACACCCAAGATAAAGGTCGACCAGGCATCCACTCTCTGGCCTGAGCCACGGCGGCTGAACTTTGGCATTGGCAGTTTTATGCCAAAAAGTGACATCCAAGCCACCCCGATCATCACCATACCTCCAACGATATAGGTCCAGTCATGCATTCTAAAAAACAAACTACTCAACGCCTTAACCCCTAAGACCACTGGTAGCATCACCACCATGATTCCCAATGAGTAAATCAGAGTCATCAACAACACCTTTTTCTTTTCTCGAAAAACATTCCCGAGATAAGCGGGTAATAGGTAAGTCACACAACAAGGAGCAAACAACGCCACCATGCCTGCCACGAAAGCCGCTATCAACGAAATCTGTATCATCATTTTCTTTTCACTATCGCCGTAAACTCAGCGCTCAAATTTTTAAAATTCGGATTATCCGTCTCGATATATATTTGTCTAGTTAAATCTCCCAAATCAGAATCGTCTCCATGCACTGAAGGGACAAACACCACCTTAACTGGGACCTCTTCATATGCCCCTACTGTCACCTCCTCCATCGAGGGTATTGTGCAAGAACAAGAACCAGTCAACCTTGTTACCGTTAACTCAGTCGGAGTGTTATTTACCAACCTAAACTCCAACTCCGCCCCCTTGACGTAATCAACTTCCCCTAAATCAACTCTCTCAGGCTTTATCAGCACTCCTGCATGAGACTCTCGGTACGCCTGGACTCCCCCTACCAGATCAAACACCTTCCTATACCCCATCTCCACCAGCTTTTCTGCCGCGATCTTACTCATCGAGCCTGATCTACAATACACCAAAATAGGAACACCCTTGTCCTCTGGTAACTTGTTAACGTTCTCCGCCACTTGGTCATAGGGGATAAACGCATCCGTCCCCGCCAGATGCTGCTGCTCTGGAGTGTGTACATCTAAAATAAACACACCATCCCTCTCTAGCCACTCATCAGCGTCTTCAGCCTTAACCGCCACCACCTTTTCACGTCCTACCCTATCACTATCCTCTAATCCCTCACTAGCACCTCTTCCCATCAACCAGCCCACAGCTAACACCACCAAGACCAACAACCACACCAGCATCATTTTCTTTGATTGTTTCATCTTCTATGCCCCGCAACTACTTCCAGAAGACTTGCTTCCAGGGATATTGCCCATCTCTTGTTTAATCTGCTGGTAACCAGGGGCCGAGCTATACTTGGCCGACAGCACTTCAGCCGCATCCACATCCGCCCACAACTTATCCTCTTTCGTCTGAAAGTGGTATGCCAAATCGACATAAGTCTGCTCAAACCAGTACGAGTTAAACGCCAGTGCCGCCTCATAAATCTCTTCCTCCGAGAAACCCTGGTCAACCATTAACTCCACCAATCCTAAAATCGCCATCCCATGGTTGCAATCAGGAAAAGAAGTGGGATTCCCACAGCATGGCCGATAAATACCTCCACTAATCTTGGCCACCATCTCCTGCTCTTCATCACTCAAATCGATTATCCTCGCCGAACTATACAAATCAACCGCCTGCTTTGATCCCAAAGTCCAACCAGCGGTCGAAGCAAAATTCCCCAGATCTTTCCTGTATTCAGTCCCCATTATCCCTTTATCAAGAACATCGGAAGCCTGTACCAGCCCCAACGCCCACAAAGTATTCACCCAAAAATACGCATTGTTTTTATCAATCGTAATACCATCATCTTTATTTTCAGTCAGGTATCTCAACAACTCATCGTACTTTGGATCGCCATAATTCTCTTCATATTTCGCCAGATCAATTGCGCCAGTCTCTACTAATCTCTGGCCCACCTGTCCCCACTTAATAGGTACCGTATAGCCTTCTGTTGGCACCACCAACTCCGCCAGATTATCGTATGTCGGCTCAGGTAGTGGAGCTGGTGTTGGAGTAATCAAACCAATCCGAGTCAACAACCTACTTTCACCCTTTAATCGCACCTCAAACATATCGGCCCAGACTGTCAAGACCATCATCACTAACCCTGCAAACAGTAATACCCCAACAACCCCCGACCGATTTACTTTTGATTTATTTTTACTATCCATTTTTATCAACCTTAATTTTTAATTTTCAACTCACCTCACGACCATTGCCGTTAACATCCAACTCAGTTTTGGACTACTTACATCATTGGTCTCAATCGTCACAGTTCGAGAAATCGGCCCCACCCCATTTGGCCCATGAAACATCGGATCAAACTTAACCAATACATCAACCGTCTCCCCGGGATCAACCTCCAGTACATATTGAGATTTGTCGTGCATTCCAAACACTGGCGAGGTCTGTTCACCCTTAGCCATCTGCGCTGTCGTACACACACATGAAGTCTCCACATTAAATAGCTTCAACACTTCATCCCCCTCATTTTTAACCAGAAAAACCTTCTCCACTATCCCGCCATCAATTTTAATCTCCCCCCAGTCATAACTCTTCTCCTCCACTACTGCCACTGCGCCCTCACTCATCTCTACCTGGGCAGAATTCGCCATCGTGCTCGCCAACCATACCGACCCTCCAAACAACACCACTAACCCCACAATTATGGCCATTACTGTAGTCTTACTCATCATCATTTTTTTTCAAATTAATATATCGACTTGTGTCATGTCTAAATTTCTCCATACACCCCTCAGCACAGAAATAGTAGCTTTCCCCATTTTTCCTAACAGCATACCCAGCCGTTTTAGGTGATAGCCTCATGCCACACACCGGATCAATCACCACCGGCCACAAGTCCTGCATCTTAAAAGCCAGCTCGTCAGCAACCCTCTCACCCTTATGTTTCTTAATCAACACCTCTCTTAACAAATCACTCGCCTTCACAAAATTCTTTTCACTCAACCGATAAAACACTTCTTTACCCACCTTCTGGCTTTCCACCACCCCCGCCTCTCTCATCACCATCAGATGTTGAGATAGATTGGCTTGTGGCAATCCCAACATCTCCACTATCTCACTTACATTCAGACTTTGATGGCGCAGTAAATGCAGAATCTCCAGTCGCTTAGGATGAGCCAGTGCCTTTAATAACTCAGCTTGTAGTTCAAATACCTCCTGATACATATTCGCTTTTTCGAATATATACTACCACCACAACCTCTGTCAACCCTCTCCCTCAACCATTACTTACCTTTTTTTCTAGAAGAACTCCCCACCTTCCCACCCTCCATATCACCACTCCTCCACAAGTATCTAATCGCCATTACTAGCAAAGTGATTACCAAAACCAACAACAATAACTTGACTCCAATTACCAAAAATACAACCAACCCAATCCAGGGTATAAACTTACCAACCCAATTCAAAGCCTTGTCATTCACCTCTACCTCTCCACCCCACCTGTCCCAATCAAAAGCCATCGGCCACATTCTACCCATCATTCCTCCAATCGCTCCTCCCCAAACCACAGCCGGACTATCTTCATCGCATCCCAAATAGTTCCTACCCATCTGTAAGTGGACATTCCACCATCCCTCGCTCTCCTCGCCACCCATCATCCGATCCATCTCTTCATGTCTCTCTCCAGGATGCATTCGCTCCATCACTGCGTCTCCAAGTCTCACCATATCCTCATCACTTACTAACTCGCAATCAAGATCATCTACCGTCTCCACCTCATACTTATCCACCAACTCACCAATCACTACTTCCAGCTCTTCATGGCCACCAAACTCCTCATCCACCCCTTCACTCGCCATCATCCCCACCTGCGCCTCAACACTTGCAGCCGATCTGGCCAGTAAAAATACCAACCCAAATAATACTAAGCCCAACTTGATCTTCATAAGCCCAGTATATCAAATCATTTTAGTGATAAGATATGCCCATGCAGGCCGTTCTCAGACATAAAGCCTTAATTGAATTTTTAAGCTATGCCCTACCTGAAGTCTTTGAAGCCTTGGGCCATTCTTCCGAGGATGCTCAGTCTCTTACTAAATCCTTCATTCTCAAAATCCACCATCACGCCGCCAACCAATTAGCTAAAGCAAGAAACCCTGAAATATCCACCCAAACTAGCCAAATGACTAGTCCAGATGATATAATCTTGCTTCTTGAGCAATACTTTGACTCAAGTCAGATCGACCTTGAACTAACCCAAGCCACCTATCTGGCCATCGACTCTGCCATACATCGCATCTCAATCCAAGTCGATCGGGATTGCTGGCAAAAAGTCACCAGCATACTTGAACAAAAAATTGCTCGACTAAAACTAGTATAAATTATAAATATGAATGAATCCATAAAACCTCAACCAGAGACAAACCCTCAAGAAACTAGAGACACCAAGATTGGCTCTCTCTTAAATCTCTTGCGCCAGAAACTACATCTTAACTCCGTTCCTGCCGGACAGTTCTCTCTCGACAACTTTCCTCTCCTACCCTAACATCTCCTCCTCAAATACAAACAAGCAAACTTTCTTCATCACGCCAATTTAAGCTGGATCCACTTATACCCCGAAAATATAAAGTTCATTATTAGTAATGAACTTAAATAAGGCGACCCTCCCCACTTGTTTATCATCATCACCGCCAGTATACCTCCCAGCGCCAAACCATAAATCCACTCCTGCCAATCAATTACTGGCGATGTCTTAGGCTCAGTCGCCATCAGTAACAAGAAAAATCCAAATGTCCCTTCAAATATTATGGCCAACGGCAATCTTCCAACCAGAACCACATAAATTGCCGCGAAAGCCACACTCACTCCAACTAAAGTAGGTATCTTTTTATATACCCAAACCAACCATAAACCAACCGGTAATGTTAGCAACATTGCCACGCTCATATTAAACACAGGTAGTCTAGGCGCAAAACTAACCCCCCACCAAGTGGTTGATAATCCCACCAACGTCATTATCATCAATCCAATCGCAGCCGGATTAAATATTGGTTGACCTTTGAACCTCACCACTGTTTTTATCAACGCCGTCACCAAACCCAGCCCCGCCATTAACCCT contains:
- a CDS encoding heavy metal translocating P-type ATPase — protein: MEKNKTRVKVVGMHCASCAANLERVFKKIPGVNRVGVNYATEEAQFEGQVDLTRVQEAARSIGYDIKMDGEVKKEDSALEEKKIKLLIGGVISILLMMLSMRDWFGWLPNLSMGEANWIGLVLATPVQFWVGGEYMISAWKAFKHRLANMDTLITTGTLAAYVFSAVVTIAPDYFVQAGLDLHVYFEVAAVVIVLIMLGKYLEARAKGQAGEAIKKLLGLQAKMARVKRGREFVEVAVDQVVVGDVLLVRPGEKIPVDGVVIEGESTVDESMVTGESLPVEKKKGDKVVGATINKVGSFLFRATKVGSDTVLAQIVELVSQAQGSKAPIQKLADVVSGYFVPVVMMLSVATFVAWFVLYPGVAFVPAMVAAVTVLIIACPCALGLATPTAVMVGTGKGAEKGILIKDATALEQLNKVRSVILDKTGTLTKGEVEVTEVVSLSRAREKRIVELAAGVESHSEHPLGQAVVKYAKRKKWRLDKPEKFEAMTGVGVRAIINGDEVVVSSPVYAKRFGLKEMSRVEEFQSQGKTVLVVSLNRRVIGLIAVADTLKDDSRDAVKQMMEMGVEVYMLTGDNPRTAKSIAEEVGIDRVMAEVRPEDKAAKVRELQSELHGQGKLVAMVGDGINDAPALAAADVGIAMGAGTDIAMESASVVLMNSNIESIPRAIKLSRETLKVIKQNLFWAFGYNVVLIPVAMGVLYPIWGVVLNPMLASAAMALSSVSVVGNALRLKKVQL
- a CDS encoding cupredoxin domain-containing protein, translating into MTNVDWLVIGGGVGLIIAIAYYFFGPKKGVKVEEQDEGQKVEILVEGAYDPAVVEVKVNKLVEVVFDRRDKGDCTEWVIFDKLPTKEKREVKARLPEGKRTVVRFTPTKVGTYSFTCGMGMVRGKLVVKK
- a CDS encoding metalloregulator ArsR/SmtB family transcription factor, which gives rise to MYQEVFELQAELLKALAHPKRLEILHLLRHQSLNVSEIVEMLGLPQANLSQHLMVMREAGVVESQKVGKEVFYRLSEKNFVKASDLLREVLIKKHKGERVADELAFKMQDLWPVVIDPVCGMRLSPKTAGYAVRKNGESYYFCAEGCMEKFRHDTSRYINLKKNDDE
- a CDS encoding sulfite exporter TauE/SafE family protein, with translation MNYWIIFLTGLTTGGISCLAMQGGLLASVIANQKGEELGQGKSKQGLMELDALDWLPAGMFLLSKLVVHTIFGFLLGALGSVITLSLEARLAFQIFTVLFMLATAMNLFEVHPVFRYVLIQPPRFVNRWIRNTTKSKALFAPMVLGAMTIFIPCGVTQAMEVLAINTGNPVMGALVMFSFVLGTSPLFAIVGVATAKLSERWNKWFLQIAAVGLIFMSLYYLNGVLTVINFPINWQKITYLVTTPMSQIGDDNLVEVVDGVQKVTVEIKNNGYSPKSFTVKAGIPVEMTIKSDGVYSCALAFTFKQFKINEFLDPVDERVVRFTPTEKGMFTFSCSMGMYTGVMKVI
- a CDS encoding cytochrome c biogenesis CcdA family protein; its protein translation is MMIQISLIAAFVAGMVALFAPCCVTYLLPAYLGNVFREKKKVLLMTLIYSLGIMVVMLPVVLGVKALSSLFFRMHDWTYIVGGMVMIGVAWMSLFGIKLPMPKFSRRGSGQRVDAWSTFILGVFSGITSSCCAPVLVGVLTLSSMAPGVIWSLLVGVVYVLGMVTPLYIASLFIDKKNLLASPLWRKRLGVIRLGSKEYLVLITDLVAFMVFLTTGVLMIWLTLNGNLGMDMAESETTRLIYAIAFGITERVQGFWLDGLFVAGVVYVVYKLVNVAVRKR
- a CDS encoding rhodanese-like domain-containing protein translates to MKQSKKMMLVWLLVLVVLAVGWLMGRGASEGLEDSDRVGREKVVAVKAEDADEWLERDGVFILDVHTPEQQHLAGTDAFIPYDQVAENVNKLPEDKGVPILVYCRSGSMSKIAAEKLVEMGYRKVFDLVGGVQAYRESHAGVLIKPERVDLGEVDYVKGAELEFRLVNNTPTELTVTRLTGSCSCTIPSMEEVTVGAYEEVPVKVVFVPSVHGDDSDLGDLTRQIYIETDNPNFKNLSAEFTAIVKRK
- a CDS encoding DUF1573 domain-containing protein; the encoded protein is MMMSKTTVMAIIVGLVVLFGGSVWLASTMANSAQVEMSEGAVAVVEEKSYDWGEIKIDGGIVEKVFLVKNEGDEVLKLFNVETSCVCTTAQMAKGEQTSPVFGMHDKSQYVLEVDPGETVDVLVKFDPMFHGPNGVGPISRTVTIETNDVSSPKLSWMLTAMVVR
- a CDS encoding cation transporter — protein: MFNLFKKKQLDGERLEMEIDDMHCVSCSVNIDGVLEELPGVVEARTSYAKGKTVVVYDKGKVSEKKIKEEIVKLGYKVKP